The Oscillospiraceae bacterium genome contains the following window.
ACGCCTCGCACTACACGCAGGAAGAGTTGACTGAAAAGGCGCACAACTATGAGCTGCATCCCTGTGACAGCACCGTTCTCTGCCTTGACTATGCACAGAACGGCATCGGCTCTGCCAGCTGCGGGCCGCGTCTGGCGGAGCAGTACCGCCTTGACGACGCTTCCTTCGATTTCAGCATCCGTTTGATTCCTGAAAAAGCATAACCCCTACACAAAAGAATGGAGAAAATCTCATGTCTGAAAACACGGAAAGACGCTATTTAAAATGGTATAACAAAGTCGGATACGGCTCCGGCGATGTTGCAGGCAACGTGGTCTATGCGTTCCTCTCCTCGTTTGTTATGATTTACCTGACCGACACCGTCGGCCTGAATCCCGGCATCGTCGGCACGCTGATTGCTGTGTCCAAGCTGTTTGACGGCATTACCGACATCTTCTTTGGCTCGATGATCGACAAGACGCACTCCAAGCTGGGCAAGGCTCGCCCGTGGATGCTCTACGGCTACATCGGCTGCGCCATCACACTGGTCGGCATCTTCGCCATCCCCATGGGCATGAGCGAGTTTGCCAAGTACGCATGGTTCTTAATCTGCTACACTCTGCTGAATGCCGTGTTCTACACCGCCAACAACATCGCCTACTCTGCCCTGACCGCCCTTGTCACCAAGAACAGCGCCGAGCGAGTCGAGATGGGTTCCTACCGCTTCATGTTCGCATTCGCCACCAGCCTTGCCATCCAGTCCGTCACGCTGCTGGCTGTCTCCGCACTGGGCGACACTGCCGAAGCATGGCGCACCGTGGCTATCGTTTATGCCATGATCGGTCTGATCGTCAACACGCTCTCTGTTTTCTCCGTCAAGGAGTTGCCGGAGGAAGAGTTTGTCGATACCACGGATAAAGCCGAAATCGAGAAAGACGAGAAGTACGGTCTTGTCGAAGCTGCCAAGCTGCTGGGTTCCAACAAATACTACCTGATGATCTGCGTTACCTACATTTTGCAGCAGATCTACGGTGCCATGATCAGCATGGGTACCTACTACACTGCTCATATCCTTGGCGACAAGAACCTGTTCGGCGTGTTCTCTTGGGCCATCAACATTCCTTTGATCATCGCACTGGTCTTTACCCCGACCCTCGTTGCCAAGATGCACGGTATGTACAAGCTGAATGTCGGCAGCTATGCCCTTGCTACCGTAGCCCGTGCGCTCGTTGCTGTGGCCGGCTATACTGGCACCGGCGATGTCAAGATGATGCTGCTCTTCACGGCCATCGCTGCACTGGGTCAGGGCCCGTGGCAGGGCGATATGAATGCCGTTATCGCCTCCTGCTCCGAGTACACTTGGCTGACGAAGCACAAGCGCGTGGACGGCACGATGTACTCCTGCACCTCGCTCGGTGTCAAGCTGGGCGGCGGTCTCGGCACCGCCATCACCGGCTGGCTGCTGGCGTTCAGCAATTATGATAAGGCGCTGGCTGTGCAGCCGGAATCCTGCATCAATATGCTGAAACTCATGTACCTCGTAATTCCCTTTGTGCTGGACGCCATCATTACCTTTATCCTCTCCCGCATGAAGGTCGAGGAGGCCAACGATAAGATTCGCGCCGAAATGAAAAACTGATATTCACTATTCTCCTTCTCAAAAAGGGCTTCCGCATCTGCTGGCGGAAGCCCTTTTTCTGTATAGTGCTTTACAGCGCAATCTTGGGGTTGTTACGCCAATGGAAAAGTACCAGATGGCATTTGCTGCGTAAAAAATCTGCCAAGAGCAGTGCTCTTGGCAGCAAAATCTTATTTTATTTCATTGTACGCTTGACGGGATGCGGTTCATGCTGAGAGGGGTGTTTTTGCTGCTTATTTGGGGTGTCAGCGGTTCAGGAACTGCAGAGCCAGTGCAAGCACCAGCATGTGTACAGGATAAAACGCATAGCAGAAATATTGGAACCACCGGCTGTGGTATCCCTGCCGCCCGCGATACAGCCAGATGGGGACGAGCGCCAGCAGCGCAAAGCCCTGCTGGCAGATCTCAAACGAAGCGCCGAACAGCTGCACAGGGTACATCAGGCCGCCCAGCATCTCGACATTGAGCCAGTACAGTGCGAGCAGCTGCCCTGCCAGGCACCACCATGCCCGACCACGGAAGAAGTAGAAAACCAACACCGTCAGCACGCCGACAGCGTAGTAATCGACCATGCAGAGGATTCCCAGCACCGCCCCCGCCAGAATAACGCCGACTGCGGCCGCCGCAAACAGAGCGGGGTTCTGCTTTCGGCGCACCGTTTCCAGCAGATGCACCCCCAAAAGGCCCATCAGCAGCGTCCAGATCACATTCTGGTGTACCGGGTAAAACCATGTCCCGCCGCACATCAGATTGAACGGAACCTCGGACAGCACGGCGAAAACCAGCATCCGCAGTGCGTATTTCCGGAAGCTGCGGGTGTGGAAGTACCCCTCCACCGCCATAAAGGCAAAGATAGGGTAAGCCAGTCTGCCTGCACAGGTCAGCCACTCCTGCGCAGGCAGCAGTGTGGCCCAGAGGTGGTCCATCAGCATAAGGGTCATAGCCAGAATGTGCAGGCCCGCTGTGCTGATGTCAAAGCGGCCTGCGCCGCTGGAAAGGGTTTTCTGATTCGTCATACGGTCATTCCTTTACAGTTGTTGATTTGCGGTGCGGCGGCATCAGTCAATGCTTTGACATTCGACTGCAACCTTTATCACACCGTCCCGCTTGTTTTCAAACAGATCGTAGGCCTCCTCGATCCTGCTCAGGGGGTAAGTGTGGGTGATGAGCGGCTCGGTATTCAGCTTGCCCTCTGCGATGAGGCGCAGCGTTTCCTCGCAGTCGCAGCCATCGACACCGCCCGTCTTGAAGGTCAGGTTTTTGCCGTACATCTCCGGCAGCGGCAGGGTCTGCGCCGTGTCATACAGCGCGACCACCGTTACGATGGCGTTGGGTCTTGCGCACTCCCACGCAAGGCGGAAGGTGGAGGATGCGCCCGCGACCTCCAGAACCACATCGGCACCGCCGTGTGCGCTGTTGGCCTGCACAAAGGCAGCACACCCCTCCGGTGTGACCGTCAGCACCTCGGGATACTGTTCCTGCAGAAAGCGGATGCGGCCGGG
Protein-coding sequences here:
- a CDS encoding glycoside-pentoside-hexuronide (GPH):cation symporter, whose protein sequence is MSENTERRYLKWYNKVGYGSGDVAGNVVYAFLSSFVMIYLTDTVGLNPGIVGTLIAVSKLFDGITDIFFGSMIDKTHSKLGKARPWMLYGYIGCAITLVGIFAIPMGMSEFAKYAWFLICYTLLNAVFYTANNIAYSALTALVTKNSAERVEMGSYRFMFAFATSLAIQSVTLLAVSALGDTAEAWRTVAIVYAMIGLIVNTLSVFSVKELPEEEFVDTTDKAEIEKDEKYGLVEAAKLLGSNKYYLMICVTYILQQIYGAMISMGTYYTAHILGDKNLFGVFSWAINIPLIIALVFTPTLVAKMHGMYKLNVGSYALATVARALVAVAGYTGTGDVKMMLLFTAIAALGQGPWQGDMNAVIASCSEYTWLTKHKRVDGTMYSCTSLGVKLGGGLGTAITGWLLAFSNYDKALAVQPESCINMLKLMYLVIPFVLDAIITFILSRMKVEEANDKIRAEMKN
- a CDS encoding conjugal transfer protein TraX encodes the protein MTNQKTLSSGAGRFDISTAGLHILAMTLMLMDHLWATLLPAQEWLTCAGRLAYPIFAFMAVEGYFHTRSFRKYALRMLVFAVLSEVPFNLMCGGTWFYPVHQNVIWTLLMGLLGVHLLETVRRKQNPALFAAAAVGVILAGAVLGILCMVDYYAVGVLTVLVFYFFRGRAWWCLAGQLLALYWLNVEMLGGLMYPVQLFGASFEICQQGFALLALVPIWLYRGRQGYHSRWFQYFCYAFYPVHMLVLALALQFLNR